AGAACAACCTCTCCCAGGAGGCGCTCGTCGCCGCACTCGCCTCGCAGGGGATGAGCTACGAGGAGTACCGCAATCAGCTGCGTGAGCAGCTGGAGAGGGTGCGCCTGATGAGCCAGGAGGTCCGGGCAAAGATCCAGGTCGGCGAGAAGGAGATGCGCACCTACTACGACGAGAACCCCGAGCGCTTCGGCGGCGAGGAGGTCTTCCGCGCCCGCCACATATTCTTCCGGCTCGACCCGAAGGCGAGCGAGGCGGAGAAGGGGAAGGTGGAGGCGCTGGCAGCCCAGGCTCTGAAGGAAGCAAAGGAAGGAAAGGACTTCAAGGAGCTGGTGAAGAGCTACAGTGATCCGGTCGCCGCAAAGGACGGCGGAGATCTCGGCACCTTCAGAAAGAGCGACATGATCCCCGAGATCGGCAACACCGTTTCGCACATGAAGGCAGGGGACGTCAGCCCGATCGTGCAGGGGCCTGCGGGACTGCACATCATCAAGCTGGAGGAGCGGACCGTAGCGAAGGCGAAGCCGTTTGACGAGGTGAAGGGGGAGATCGAGGACATCCTCTACAAGAAGAAATCGGACGAGCGCTTCGCCCAGTGGGTGAAGGACCTGCGCAACAACGCCGCCATAGAGATCAGGTAGCGCAGACGCTGAAGCAAAAAGTAACGAAAAAGGGAGATCCTCCGCGGGATCTCCCTTTTTTGCGCTATGCTGGCGGAATTGCCGGAACCTGCCCTGGTTAAAGGTTATCCGGGAATAGCGGGGAACCAGCGTCAGGAAGATCCCACCTCCCTTGACGGGAGGGGGACAGGGGGTGGGTGAAGCTGCTATGTGGCTGAAATGGTGGCACCTTCCCCCCCACCCTGTCCCTCCCCCGCAAGGGGGGAGGGGAGGTCCGACCCACTCTCCCCGGAATTCCCGGATGAGACTGGTTAAGGCACACCCGCCGGAGTACG
The DNA window shown above is from Geomonas sp. RF6 and carries:
- a CDS encoding peptidylprolyl isomerase, which codes for MGKIITCIALLLICAIPAFAAPKVIDSIAAIVNDEVITAHEVDREYAQILKEKNPGSDLIGLRGVALNRLVDKKLIDQKIREAGIKVSDEELKQSIEDVKKQNNLSQEALVAALASQGMSYEEYRNQLREQLERVRLMSQEVRAKIQVGEKEMRTYYDENPERFGGEEVFRARHIFFRLDPKASEAEKGKVEALAAQALKEAKEGKDFKELVKSYSDPVAAKDGGDLGTFRKSDMIPEIGNTVSHMKAGDVSPIVQGPAGLHIIKLEERTVAKAKPFDEVKGEIEDILYKKKSDERFAQWVKDLRNNAAIEIR